A genomic region of Pseudomonas sp. MPC6 contains the following coding sequences:
- a CDS encoding iron-containing redox enzyme family protein, whose translation MSFFDRLQEATRHERHELFNLPIIRDALEGKVSLESYRAFLAQAYYHVRHTVPLMMACGARLPSRLEWLREAVCEYIEEEYGHEQWVLNDIEACGGDKDAVRDGRPSLPIELMVSFLYDLIARDNPVGLFGMVNVLEGTSIALATHAAGSIRERLDLPESAFSYLSSHGSLDIEHMQTYRQLMNKLEDPADQAAVIHASRVVYRLYADMFRGLPRDEEYLHAPV comes from the coding sequence ATGAGTTTTTTTGACAGGCTACAAGAAGCGACCCGGCACGAACGCCATGAGCTGTTCAATCTGCCCATCATCCGTGACGCCCTCGAAGGCAAAGTCAGCCTGGAAAGTTACCGGGCCTTCCTGGCGCAAGCCTACTATCACGTGCGCCACACCGTGCCATTGATGATGGCGTGCGGGGCGCGCCTGCCATCGCGTCTTGAATGGCTGCGTGAAGCCGTGTGCGAGTACATCGAGGAAGAATACGGCCACGAACAATGGGTGCTCAATGACATCGAGGCGTGCGGCGGCGACAAGGACGCGGTGCGCGATGGCCGGCCGTCCTTGCCCATCGAACTGATGGTCAGCTTCCTCTACGACTTGATCGCCCGGGACAACCCGGTCGGCCTGTTCGGCATGGTCAATGTATTGGAGGGCACCAGCATCGCCCTGGCCACCCATGCCGCCGGCAGCATTCGCGAACGTCTGGATCTGCCGGAAAGCGCCTTCAGTTACCTCAGCTCCCACGGTTCGCTGGATATCGAGCATATGCAGACCTATCGCCAGCTGATGAACAAACTGGAGGATCCGGCCGACCAGGCGGCCGTTATCCATGCGTCCAGGGTGGTATACCGGCTCTACGCCGATATGTTCCGGGGCTTGCCACGTGATGAGGAATACCTGCATGCGCCTGTCTGA
- a CDS encoding AMP-binding protein, which yields MSPEVERFKQTLRSHAERKTSAIALWDDQLKVDYATLYAEVVYRQQRLRDENVKVVALALDNGTEAMLWDLATLFEGLTCLALPAFFSAAQRSHCLAQSHAELVIAEPELDTELQSAGYEKGGEFWRRSFSGPNRMPEGTAKLTFTSGTTGTPKGVCLSAESILQVARELDQASKPTQAQHHLALLPLAILLENIGCYAALYAGATLSVPSQKTLGIEGASGVDVPRLLGCLATRAPESLILVPQLLLLLVSAAEQKAFFPYSLRFVAVGGARVAEQLLHRAQRVGLPVYEGYGLSECSSVVCLNRPEARRPGSVGRPLPTVQIRLADDGEVLIKGSTLLGYLGEAPHTGEWWPSGDLGEFDAEGFLYLKGRKKHQFVTSFGRNVNPEWVEAELTQRRHIAQAFVHGEALPRNHALLWPHRPDCTDEQLAAAVAEANEALPDYARVHHWSRLDQPFTAANGLLTANGRPRRDAIVKHYRAQLTEPALCEESAS from the coding sequence ATGTCGCCTGAAGTGGAGCGTTTCAAACAGACCCTGCGCAGCCATGCCGAACGCAAGACCAGTGCCATCGCCCTGTGGGACGATCAACTGAAAGTGGACTACGCCACGCTATACGCCGAAGTGGTGTATCGCCAGCAGCGGCTGCGCGATGAAAACGTCAAGGTGGTTGCACTGGCACTGGATAATGGCACCGAAGCCATGCTCTGGGACCTGGCCACGCTGTTCGAAGGCCTGACCTGCCTGGCGTTGCCGGCCTTTTTCAGCGCGGCTCAACGCAGCCATTGCCTGGCGCAGAGCCACGCCGAGCTGGTGATTGCCGAACCGGAGCTGGACACCGAACTGCAAAGCGCCGGGTATGAGAAAGGCGGTGAATTCTGGCGTCGCAGCTTCAGCGGCCCGAACCGGATGCCCGAAGGCACCGCCAAACTGACCTTCACTTCCGGTACCACGGGCACTCCGAAAGGCGTGTGCCTGAGTGCCGAGAGCATTCTGCAAGTCGCCCGCGAACTGGATCAGGCCAGTAAACCTACTCAGGCGCAGCATCATCTGGCCCTGCTGCCCCTGGCGATCCTGCTGGAAAATATCGGCTGTTATGCCGCGTTATACGCAGGGGCCACACTGAGCGTGCCGAGTCAGAAAACCCTGGGCATCGAGGGTGCCAGTGGCGTTGACGTGCCGCGATTGCTCGGCTGCCTGGCCACCCGCGCCCCCGAGAGCCTGATCCTGGTGCCGCAATTGCTCCTGTTGCTGGTCAGCGCCGCCGAGCAAAAAGCCTTCTTCCCCTACTCGTTGCGTTTTGTCGCGGTGGGGGGCGCACGGGTCGCCGAGCAATTGTTGCATCGCGCGCAACGTGTCGGCCTGCCGGTCTATGAGGGTTACGGCTTGTCTGAGTGCTCATCGGTGGTGTGCCTCAATCGACCTGAAGCGCGACGCCCTGGAAGTGTCGGCCGACCCCTGCCGACGGTGCAGATTCGCCTCGCCGACGACGGCGAAGTGCTGATCAAGGGTTCGACCCTGCTCGGTTATCTGGGAGAAGCGCCGCACACCGGTGAATGGTGGCCCAGCGGCGATCTGGGCGAGTTCGATGCCGAGGGTTTCCTCTACCTCAAGGGACGCAAGAAGCATCAATTCGTCACCAGTTTCGGGCGCAACGTGAACCCGGAGTGGGTCGAGGCCGAGTTGACCCAGCGCCGTCATATCGCCCAGGCCTTCGTCCATGGCGAAGCCTTGCCCCGCAACCATGCGCTGCTCTGGCCCCATCGCCCGGATTGCACCGACGAACAACTGGCAGCCGCCGTGGCCGAGGCCAACGAGGCCTTGCCCGATTACGCACGGGTCCATCACTGGAGCCGCCTGGATCAACCCTTCACAGCCGCCAATGGCCTGCTGACCGCCAACGGCCGACCGCGACGGGATGCCATCGTCAAGCATTACCGGGCGCAGCTGACCGAACCCGCCCTTTGCGAGGAATCCGCATCATGA
- a CDS encoding tetratricopeptide repeat protein, translating into MKKLTFCLLLGTLSQSVWALDTADQQRLAGIQQSWAHIQYELPAEQRTAAFEKLATQASAFTRERQSVAEAWIWSGIVTSSWAGAQGGLGALSKVKDAKVDLETALNLDPKALQGSAYTSLGALYDRVPGWPIGFGDADKAEQLLKQALQLNPNGIDSLYFWGDHLYRQKRYSEARGALQKALQADPRPGRETADAGRRKEIQALLVDVNKKLN; encoded by the coding sequence ATGAAAAAACTGACCTTTTGCCTGCTGCTGGGGACCCTGAGCCAGAGCGTCTGGGCCCTGGACACTGCCGACCAGCAACGTCTCGCCGGCATCCAGCAAAGCTGGGCGCATATCCAATACGAACTGCCCGCCGAGCAACGCACCGCCGCCTTCGAAAAACTCGCCACCCAGGCGTCGGCCTTTACCCGGGAGCGCCAGTCGGTGGCCGAGGCGTGGATCTGGTCCGGCATCGTCACCAGCAGTTGGGCCGGAGCCCAGGGCGGGCTCGGGGCGCTGAGCAAGGTCAAGGACGCCAAGGTCGATCTGGAAACTGCCCTGAACCTGGACCCCAAAGCCCTGCAAGGTTCGGCCTACACCAGCCTCGGCGCACTGTACGACCGCGTACCGGGCTGGCCCATCGGTTTCGGCGACGCCGACAAGGCCGAGCAATTGCTCAAACAAGCCTTGCAACTCAACCCGAACGGCATCGATAGTCTGTACTTCTGGGGTGATCACCTCTACCGTCAGAAACGCTACAGCGAAGCCAGGGGCGCCCTGCAAAAAGCCCTGCAGGCAGATCCACGGCCAGGCCGCGAAACCGCCGACGCCGGGCGCCGTAAAGAGATCCAGGCCTTGCTGGTGGATGTGAACAAGAAACTCAACTGA
- a CDS encoding thermostable hemolysin codes for MPDFNWNIPLPLRFGQAETPQTSLARALPGDPQRPFFEAFIQQRFRKAHGADIRHFMPELFGMHAASGALCAVAGVRLANSGQLFLECYLDEPIEPLISAAANRPVDRADIVEVGNLAASDTGSARMSIIAITYLLAMGGLDWVAFTGNLGLVNSFHRLGLKPVTLCAADPARLGDDRHSWGSYYESKPWVHVGNIRAGFIHLRDSGMFNRLGLPSSIEESSHVA; via the coding sequence ATGCCCGATTTTAACTGGAACATCCCTCTGCCGCTGCGGTTCGGCCAAGCCGAAACCCCGCAAACCAGTCTGGCCAGAGCCCTGCCGGGCGACCCCCAACGTCCCTTCTTCGAAGCCTTTATCCAGCAACGTTTTCGCAAGGCTCACGGGGCCGACATTCGTCATTTCATGCCGGAACTGTTCGGTATGCACGCCGCCTCAGGCGCACTGTGTGCGGTGGCCGGCGTCCGTCTGGCCAACAGCGGACAACTGTTTCTGGAGTGTTACCTGGATGAACCGATCGAGCCGCTGATCAGTGCCGCGGCCAACCGCCCCGTGGACCGGGCCGATATCGTCGAGGTGGGCAACCTGGCTGCCAGCGACACCGGCAGTGCGCGCATGAGCATCATCGCCATCACCTACCTGCTGGCCATGGGCGGCCTGGATTGGGTGGCGTTCACCGGCAACCTCGGCTTGGTAAACAGCTTTCATCGCCTGGGCTTGAAACCCGTGACCCTCTGCGCTGCCGACCCTGCCCGGCTGGGCGACGATCGCCACAGCTGGGGCAGTTATTACGAGAGCAAGCCCTGGGTACATGTCGGCAACATCCGCGCCGGCTTCATCCATTTGCGCGACAGCGGGATGTTCAATCGCCTGGGGTTGCCATCGTCCATCGAGGAATCCAGCCATGTCGCCTGA
- a CDS encoding cytochrome b → MTRNSTTQRYGTLSITLHWLMLALFVGVYACIEIKGLLPKGHALRGLFLGLHGLFGLSIFGLVWVRLLGRLTPRPPIAPALPGWQSGIMHMMHLALYGLMIATPLLAWLMLSAAGKPVPYFGFFLPSPLAVDPALAKQFKYWHELLGSTGYWLIGAHAAAGLFHHYWVRDNTLTRMLPGRSGGAVNPRQR, encoded by the coding sequence ATGACCCGCAACTCAACGACTCAGCGGTATGGAACACTGTCGATCACCTTGCACTGGCTGATGCTGGCGCTGTTTGTTGGCGTTTATGCCTGCATCGAAATCAAGGGCCTGCTGCCCAAGGGGCACGCGTTGAGAGGACTGTTTCTCGGGTTGCATGGCTTGTTCGGGCTGAGCATTTTCGGATTGGTCTGGGTGCGATTGCTCGGGCGTCTGACGCCTCGGCCGCCGATCGCTCCGGCCTTGCCCGGCTGGCAGAGCGGCATTATGCACATGATGCATCTGGCGCTGTATGGGCTGATGATCGCCACCCCCCTGTTGGCTTGGCTGATGCTGTCGGCGGCGGGCAAGCCTGTGCCTTATTTCGGCTTCTTCCTGCCGTCGCCGCTTGCCGTCGATCCGGCCCTGGCCAAGCAGTTCAAGTACTGGCATGAACTGCTCGGCAGTACCGGTTACTGGTTGATCGGCGCACATGCGGCGGCGGGATTGTTCCATCACTACTGGGTTCGCGATAACACGCTGACTCGCATGTTGCCCGGTCGATCCGGCGGTGCGGTCAATCCGCGTCAGCGATAA
- a CDS encoding SDR family oxidoreductase — MRLSEARVVLTGASGGIGLAIATALCASGARVLAVARHREPLEPLLERYPQHLCWLGADLTLVADRHKVLAAAEIIGGINLLINAAGVNHFAMLEQLADTDVDAMLAVNISAPICLTKTLLPLLKQAESAMVVNVGSTYGSIGYPGYASYCASKFALRGFSEALRRELADTRVGVLYVAPRATRTSMNSPAAQALNDALKSNVDDPQHVASAVMHAIAGDRRDLYLGWPERFFVRLNSLLPYLVDRGLRKQLPLIRRHSQKPENEHMKP, encoded by the coding sequence ATGCGCCTGTCTGAAGCGCGGGTGGTACTGACCGGTGCCAGCGGCGGCATCGGCCTGGCCATCGCCACCGCGCTGTGTGCCAGTGGCGCCCGGGTGCTGGCGGTAGCCCGGCATCGGGAACCGCTGGAGCCGTTGCTCGAGCGCTATCCGCAACACTTGTGCTGGCTTGGCGCCGACCTGACCCTGGTTGCGGACCGGCACAAAGTGCTGGCGGCGGCCGAAATCATTGGCGGCATCAACCTGCTGATCAATGCCGCCGGAGTCAATCACTTCGCCATGCTCGAACAACTGGCAGACACTGACGTTGACGCCATGCTGGCGGTGAACATCAGCGCGCCGATTTGCCTGACCAAAACCTTGCTGCCCCTGCTCAAGCAAGCCGAGAGCGCGATGGTGGTGAACGTCGGCTCGACCTACGGCTCGATCGGCTACCCCGGTTATGCCAGCTACTGCGCCAGCAAATTCGCATTGCGCGGCTTTTCCGAAGCCTTGCGCCGGGAACTGGCGGACACCCGGGTCGGTGTTCTCTATGTCGCGCCCCGTGCGACTCGCACGAGCATGAACAGCCCGGCGGCGCAGGCCTTGAATGACGCACTCAAATCCAACGTCGATGATCCGCAACACGTCGCCTCGGCGGTGATGCACGCCATCGCCGGTGATCGCCGCGACTTGTACCTTGGCTGGCCGGAACGCTTCTTCGTGCGCCTCAACAGCTTATTGCCGTACCTGGTCGACCGGGGCTTGCGCAAGCAATTGCCACTGATCCGGCGCCACAGTCAAAAACCTGAAAACGAGCATATGAAACCATGA
- a CDS encoding response regulator: MRLLLIEDDIALGEGIHQALGREGYTVDWLQDGSSALHSLLSETFDLAVLDLGLPRMDGLEVLRRLRDSGSNLPVLILTARDATEDRIAGLDAGADDYLIKPFDLAELKARLRALLRRSAGRAHALIEHAGISLNPGTQQVSYQGEPVALTPKEYQLLHELLSPPGRVMTRDHLMQLLYGWNEEAESNTLEVHIHHLRKKFSSDLIRTVRGVGYLVEERR, from the coding sequence GTGCGCTTACTACTGATCGAGGACGATATAGCCCTGGGCGAAGGCATCCATCAAGCCCTGGGCCGCGAAGGCTACACGGTCGACTGGTTGCAGGACGGCAGCAGCGCCTTGCATTCACTGCTCAGTGAAACCTTTGACCTGGCGGTGCTTGACCTTGGCCTGCCGCGCATGGACGGGCTCGAAGTGCTGCGGCGCTTGCGCGACAGTGGTTCCAACCTGCCGGTACTGATCCTCACCGCCCGGGATGCCACCGAAGACCGCATCGCCGGACTGGATGCCGGGGCTGACGATTACCTGATCAAACCTTTCGACCTGGCGGAACTCAAGGCTCGTCTGCGGGCCTTGTTACGGCGCAGCGCCGGCCGCGCCCACGCGCTGATCGAACACGCCGGCATCAGCCTGAACCCCGGGACCCAGCAGGTCAGCTATCAGGGTGAGCCCGTGGCCCTGACCCCCAAGGAATATCAGTTATTGCATGAACTGCTCTCGCCTCCGGGCCGGGTCATGACCCGCGACCACCTGATGCAATTGCTGTACGGCTGGAACGAGGAAGCGGAAAGCAACACCCTGGAGGTGCACATCCACCATCTGCGCAAGAAATTTTCCAGCGACCTGATCCGTACCGTCCGGGGTGTCGGTTACCTGGTCGAGGAGCGTCGATGA